A single window of Coffea eugenioides isolate CCC68of chromosome 7, Ceug_1.0, whole genome shotgun sequence DNA harbors:
- the LOC113777836 gene encoding theobromine synthase 2 isoform X1, which produces MELQAVLHMNGGEGDTSYAKNSSYNVCLSLYLSLTHTHRVVLALAKVKPVLEQCIRELLRANLPNINNCIKVADLGCASGPNTLLTVRDIVQSIDKVGQEEKNELERPTIQIFLNDLFQNDFNSVFKLLPSFYRKLEKENGRKIGSCLISAMPGSFYGRLFPEESMHFIHSCYSFHWLSQVPSGLVIELGISANEGSIYSSKASRPPVQKAYLDQFTKDFTTFLRIHSKELFSRGRMLLTCICKVDEFDEPNPLDLLDMAINDLIVEGHLEEEKLASFNLPFFTPSAEEVKCIVEEEGSFEILYLETFKAHYDAGFSIDDDYPVRSHFQVYGDEHIKAEYVASLIRSVYEPILASHFGEAIMPDLFHRLAKHAAKVLHLGKGCYNNLIISLAKKPEKSDM; this is translated from the exons ATGGAGCTCCAAGCAGTCCTGCATATGAATGGAGGTGAAGGCGATACAAGCTACGCCAAGAATTCATCCTACAATGTCTGTCtgtctctctatctctctttaacacacacacacagagtaGTG CTGGCTCTTGCCAAGGTGAAACCTGTCCTTGAACAATGCATACGAGAATTGTTGCGGGCCAACTTGCCCAACATCAACAACTGCATTAAAGTTGCGGATTTGGGATGCGCTTCTGGACCAAACACACTTTTAACAGTTCGGGACATTGTGCAAAGTATTGACAAAGTTGGCCAGGAAGAGAAGAATGAATTAGAACGTCCCACCATTCAGATTTTTCTGAATGATCTTTTCCAAAATGATTTCAATTCGGTTTTCAAGTTGCTGCCAAGCTTCTACCGCAAACTTGAGAAAGAAAATGGACGCAAAATAGGATCGTGCCTAATAAGCGCAATGCCTGGCTCTTTCTACGGCAGACTCTTCCCCGAGGAGTCCATGCATTTTATACACTCTTGTTACAGTTTTCATTGGTTATCTCAG GTTCCCAGCGGTTTGGTGATTGAATTGGGGATTAGTGCAAACGAAGGGAGTATTTACTCTTCCAAAGCAAGTCGTCCGCCCGTCCAAAAGGCATATTTGGATCAATTTACGAAAGATTTTACCACATTTCTAAGGATTCATTCGAAAGAGTTGTTTTCACGTGGCCGAATGCTCCTTACTTGCATTTGTAAAGTAGATGAATTCGACGAACCGAATCCCCTAGACTTACTTGACATGGCAATAAACGACTTGATTGTTGAG GGACATCTGGAGGAAGAAAAATTGGCTAGTTTCAATCTTCCATTCTTTACACCTTCAGCAGAAGAAGTAAAGTGCATAGTTGAGGAGGAAGgttcttttgaaattttataCCTGGAGACTTTTAAGGCCCATTATGATGCTGGCTTCTCTATTGATGATGATTACCCAGTAAGATCCCATTTCCAAGTATACGGCGATGAACATATTAAAGCAGAGTATGTGGCATCATTAATTAGATCAGTTTACGAACCCATCCTCGCAAGTCATTTTGGAGAAGCTATTATGCCTGACTTATTCCACAGGCTTGCGAAGCATGCAGCAAAGGTTCTCCACTTGGGCAAAGGCTGCTATAATAATCTTATCATTTCTCTCGCCAAAAAGCCAGAGAAGTCAGACATGTAA
- the LOC113777836 gene encoding theobromine synthase 2 isoform X2, whose protein sequence is MELQAVLHMNGGEGDTSYAKNSSYNLALAKVKPVLEQCIRELLRANLPNINNCIKVADLGCASGPNTLLTVRDIVQSIDKVGQEEKNELERPTIQIFLNDLFQNDFNSVFKLLPSFYRKLEKENGRKIGSCLISAMPGSFYGRLFPEESMHFIHSCYSFHWLSQVPSGLVIELGISANEGSIYSSKASRPPVQKAYLDQFTKDFTTFLRIHSKELFSRGRMLLTCICKVDEFDEPNPLDLLDMAINDLIVEGHLEEEKLASFNLPFFTPSAEEVKCIVEEEGSFEILYLETFKAHYDAGFSIDDDYPVRSHFQVYGDEHIKAEYVASLIRSVYEPILASHFGEAIMPDLFHRLAKHAAKVLHLGKGCYNNLIISLAKKPEKSDM, encoded by the exons ATGGAGCTCCAAGCAGTCCTGCATATGAATGGAGGTGAAGGCGATACAAGCTACGCCAAGAATTCATCCTACAAT CTGGCTCTTGCCAAGGTGAAACCTGTCCTTGAACAATGCATACGAGAATTGTTGCGGGCCAACTTGCCCAACATCAACAACTGCATTAAAGTTGCGGATTTGGGATGCGCTTCTGGACCAAACACACTTTTAACAGTTCGGGACATTGTGCAAAGTATTGACAAAGTTGGCCAGGAAGAGAAGAATGAATTAGAACGTCCCACCATTCAGATTTTTCTGAATGATCTTTTCCAAAATGATTTCAATTCGGTTTTCAAGTTGCTGCCAAGCTTCTACCGCAAACTTGAGAAAGAAAATGGACGCAAAATAGGATCGTGCCTAATAAGCGCAATGCCTGGCTCTTTCTACGGCAGACTCTTCCCCGAGGAGTCCATGCATTTTATACACTCTTGTTACAGTTTTCATTGGTTATCTCAG GTTCCCAGCGGTTTGGTGATTGAATTGGGGATTAGTGCAAACGAAGGGAGTATTTACTCTTCCAAAGCAAGTCGTCCGCCCGTCCAAAAGGCATATTTGGATCAATTTACGAAAGATTTTACCACATTTCTAAGGATTCATTCGAAAGAGTTGTTTTCACGTGGCCGAATGCTCCTTACTTGCATTTGTAAAGTAGATGAATTCGACGAACCGAATCCCCTAGACTTACTTGACATGGCAATAAACGACTTGATTGTTGAG GGACATCTGGAGGAAGAAAAATTGGCTAGTTTCAATCTTCCATTCTTTACACCTTCAGCAGAAGAAGTAAAGTGCATAGTTGAGGAGGAAGgttcttttgaaattttataCCTGGAGACTTTTAAGGCCCATTATGATGCTGGCTTCTCTATTGATGATGATTACCCAGTAAGATCCCATTTCCAAGTATACGGCGATGAACATATTAAAGCAGAGTATGTGGCATCATTAATTAGATCAGTTTACGAACCCATCCTCGCAAGTCATTTTGGAGAAGCTATTATGCCTGACTTATTCCACAGGCTTGCGAAGCATGCAGCAAAGGTTCTCCACTTGGGCAAAGGCTGCTATAATAATCTTATCATTTCTCTCGCCAAAAAGCCAGAGAAGTCAGACATGTAA